GCGATGGTCGCGTGCAGCCGGCCCGGCCCGGTCGCCTCCCAGGCCAGCAGGTAGGGGTTCACCGGTGAATCAGGGTCTTGACTCGAGAAGTGCGTGCGGTACCCGACGTGCGTGCGCCAGTACGACTCCAAGTTCCCGCGGTTCCACTCCCGCAGCCACTCCGGGTCCGGGGCGACCTTCAGCTCCGAGGCCTGCGGCCCGCGCAGCGTGACGCCGTGCCGGTCGAGGATCGCCCACAGCACCGGATCGGTGGCGTGGCCCTCGGGCTTGAAGACTCCGTCCACCGCGGACGGGACCTTGGCCTGGCTGCGCGTGCCGAGCAGATCGGGCGTGACGTAGTGGCCGTCGCAGTGCGGACCGTCGGCGCGCGTGGCCTCCAGCTCGGCGTGCATCTCGCCGGCCATCGCCAGGTCCGAGGCGGTCATCGGGCGGTCGAGCACCATCAGCAGGTCCAGGTCGCTGCGCCCGGGACGCCAGCCGTCGAGCGCGGCGGAGCCGACGACGTAGACGCCGCGCAGCATGTCCGGTGCGAGGGTCGCTTCCAGGGCCTTCAGATAACGGTCCGCTGCTTGCTCGTAGGCCATCTTCGGAGCTTAACAACGTCATCTCTGAGGCCGGGCGAGGCGGCGGAACGTGCTGAGGTAAGCGAAAACGAGTGCTCGGCGGGGTTGTGGACAACGAAGAGGGCCGGCCGACTCCCCCCTCGGAGTCGGCCGGCCCGGTCAAAGCAGAACCCTGTCTCAGCCGACCTCAGCTGATCTCAGTCGACCTCAGCAGATCTCATGATCTCAGTCGACCCTCGATCCGACCTCAGTCGACCTCAGCCAGAGCCTGCGCGAACTGCGCCGCGTACAACCGCGAGTACGCGCCGTTGGAATCCAGCAGCTGCGTGTGCGTCCCGGTCTCCACGATCCGGCCGTTCTCCATGACCAGGATCATGTCCGCGTCGCGGATCGTGGACAGCCGGTGCGCGATGACGAACGACGTCCGTCCCTCGCGCAGCTTGTTCATCGCGCGCTGGATGAGGACCTCGGTGCGGGTGTCGACCGAGGACGTCGCCTCGTCCAGGATCAGGATCGCCGGTTCGGCCAGGAAGGCGCGGGCGATGGTGATCAGCTGCTTCTCGCCGGCCGACAGGTTCGAGCCCTCCTCGTCGATCACGGTGTCGTAGCCGTCGGGGAGGGTGCGCACGAAGTGGTCCACGTGCGTGGCCGCCGCCGCGGTCTGGATGCGCTCGGTCGAGGCGTCTCGGGTGCCGTAGGCGATGTTCTCGGCGATGGTGCCGCCGAACAGCCACGCGTCCTGGAGCACCATGCCGGTCTGCGACCGCAGGTACTCGCGGGACATCTGCGCGGTGTCGACGCCGTCCAGCAGGATCGCGCCGGAGTCCACCTCGTAGAACCGCATCAGCAGGTTGACCAGCGTGGTCTTGCCGGCGCCGGTCGGGCCGACGATGGCCACGGTCTGGCCCGGCTGTACCGCCAGGGACAGGTCCTCGATCAGCGGACGGTCCGCCGAGTAGCTGAAGTTCACGTCGCGGAACTCCACCCGGCCCTGGACTCGCTCCAGTTCCACCGGGCGGGCCGGCTCCGGGGACATCTCCTCGGCGTCCAGGATCTGGAAGATGCGCTCGGCCGAGGCCACGCCGGACTGCATCAGGTTGGCCATCGCGGCGACCTGCGACAGCGGCATCATGAACTGCCGCGTGTACTGGATCGAGGCCTGGACGCTGCCCAGGGACAGCGCGCCGGCCGAGACCCGCAGGCCGCCGACCACCGCGACCAGCACGTAGGTGACGTTGCCGAGGAACATCATCGTCGGCTGGATCAGGCCGCTGATGAACTGGGCCTTGAAGCTGGCGTCGTTCAGCGAGTCGTTCTGCTTCTTGAACTCCGCCGCCGCCTCGTGCTGCCGGCCGAAGGCCTTGACCAGCTGGTGGCCGGTGTACATCTCCTCGATGTGCGCGTTCAGCCGGCCGGTGGCCGCCCACTGCTTGACGAACTGCGGCTTGGACTTCTTGCCGATCCGGCCGGCGACGTACACCGACAGCGGCACCGTGGCGATCGCGATCAGGCCGAGCAGCCAGGAGGTCCACAGCATGAACGCGGTCACGCCGAGCAGTGTGAAGACCTGCATCACGACCTGCGCCAGCGACTGCTGCAGCGACTGCGCCAGGTTGTCCACGTCGTTGGTGGCGCGGGACAGGACCTCGCCGCGCGGCTGCTTGTCGAAGTAGGACAGCGGCAGCCGGCTCAGCTTGGCCTCGATGTCGGTGCGCAGCCGCGCCATCGCGCGGTTCACCACCACGATGACCAGCCGCGACTGGACCATCATGCAGATGAACACCAGGACGTACAGGCCCAGCAGCAGCATCAGGACGTGGCCGACCCTGGTGAAGTCGATGCCGTGGCCCGGGATGAAGTCGATCGACTTCACCAGGCTGGCCTGTGTGCCGTGGCCGGTCTGCTGCAGGTGCTGGACTGCCTCGGCCTTCGTCGGGTACTGGCCGTTCGGCAGGCGCGGGGATTGGCGGCCGATGACGCCGGCGAAGATCAGGTCCGTGGCTTTGCCCAGGAGCTTCGGGCCCCAGACCGACATCCCGACGCCGAGCGCGGCCATCAGCATGGAGAGGATCAGGATCGGGCGCTCCGGGCCGAGGTAGGCCAGCAGTCGGCGCGAGGAACCCTTGAAGTCCTTCGACTTCGCGGCCGGCCCGGACATGAACGCGGCCGGACCGCGCAGCGCGCCGCCCTGCTGCGGACGCGGTGCGTCGCCTTCGCTCTCGGTCTCCAGACGTTCGGAGTCCGAGCCGCCGGAGGCGGGAGCGCCCGGCTTGGCGCCGTTCTGTACCGCACCATTCTGCGCCGCGCCGTTAGCAGCAGCACCGTTCTGCGCCGCGCCGTTAGTGGCAGCACCATTCTGCGCCGCACCATTCGTGGCGGCGCCGTTCACCGTCCCGCCGTTCTGCTCAGCCTTCACGATCTCGGTGTGATCGGCGCTCGCGCCGTTCCCAGTACTCGCGCCGTTCCCAGCGCTCCCGGTACTCGCACCGCTCGCACCATTGCTGGTGTTCTCGGCGTGCTCGTTGTTCTCGGCGTTCTCGCCGTTGGCGCCGCCGTTCCCCGCCCCGTCCGTGCTCATGCCGCGGCCTCCTCTTCGGTGAGCTGCGAGAGCACGATCTCGCGGTAGGTCTGGTTGGATTCCATCAGCTCGCTGTGCGTCCCGGACCCGACCACCACGCCCAGGTCCAGCACGATGATCCGGTCCGCGTTGCGGATCGTGGACACCCGCTGCGCGACGATGACCACCGTGGACTCCCGCGTCTGGTCCACCAGCGCGGCCCGCAGCCGGGCGTCGGTGCTGTAGTCCAGCGCCGAGAACGAGTCGTCGAACAGGAAGATCTCAGGCTTGTGCACCAGCGCGCGGGCGATCGCCAGCCGCTGCCGCTGACCGCCGGAGACGTTGGTCCCGCCCTGCGCGATCGGCGCGTTCAGCTTCTCGGGCATCCGCTCGACGAAGTCCCGCGCCTGCGCGGTGTCCAGGGCCTCCCACAGCTCCTCGTCGGAGGCGTCGGGGCGGCCGTAGCGCAGGTTGGAGGCGATGGTCCCGGTGAACAGGTACGGCTTCTGCGGCACGATGGCCACCGACTTGGTCAGCGTCGTCGGATCCAGCTCGCGCACGTCCACCCCGTCGACCAGGACCGCGCCGTCGGTGACGTCGGCCAGCCGCGGCACCAGGTTCAGCAGCGTGGTCTTGCCCGCGCCGGTGGAGCCGATGATCGCGGTGGTCTCACCGGGATGGGCGACCAGCGACACCTCGTTGAGCACGCAGTCCTCGGCGCCCGGGTACTTGAAGCTCGCTCCCCGCAGCTCCAGCGTCCCGGACGTGAGCGGCACCGTGGCCGTCTTCGGCGGCACCACGCTGGACTCGGTGTCCAGCACCTCGCCGATGCGGTCGGCGCAGACCGCGGCGCGCGGCACCATCATGAACATGAAGGTGGTCATCATGACGCTCATCAGGATCTGCATCAGGTAGCTCAGGAACGCCGTCAGCGACCCGATCTGCATGCCGCCGGAGTCGATGCGGTGCGCGCCGAACCACAGCACGCCGACGCTGGCGAAGTTCACGATCGTCATCACGATCGGGAACATCAGCGCCATCAGCTTGCCGACCCGCAGCGAGACGTCCAGCAGCTGGTCGTTGGCCTGGCCGTAGCGCTCGTTCTCGTGCTCGTCCTTGACGAACGCGCGGATGACCCGGATGCCCGTGATCTGCTCGCGCATCACGCCGTTGATCTTGTCGATCCGGACCTGCACGATCCGGAACAGCGGGCCCATCCGCCGGATGATGATGCCGATCGCGATGGCCAGCGCCGGGATGATCGCCACCAGCAGCCCGGACAGCGGCACGTCCTGGCGCAGCGCCAGGATCACCCCGCCGACCAGCATCACCGGCGCCGCGGCGGCCATGGTGAAGGTCATCAGCACCACGGTCTGCACCTGCAGCACGTCGTTGGTGGTCCGGGTGAGCAGCGAGGGCGCCCCGAAGCGGCCGACCTCGCGGGTGGAGAAGGCCTGGACCCGGTCGAAG
The window above is part of the Catenulispora sp. EB89 genome. Proteins encoded here:
- a CDS encoding ABC transporter ATP-binding protein; the encoded protein is MSGPAAKSKDFKGSSRRLLAYLGPERPILILSMLMAALGVGMSVWGPKLLGKATDLIFAGVIGRQSPRLPNGQYPTKAEAVQHLQQTGHGTQASLVKSIDFIPGHGIDFTRVGHVLMLLLGLYVLVFICMMVQSRLVIVVVNRAMARLRTDIEAKLSRLPLSYFDKQPRGEVLSRATNDVDNLAQSLQQSLAQVVMQVFTLLGVTAFMLWTSWLLGLIAIATVPLSVYVAGRIGKKSKPQFVKQWAATGRLNAHIEEMYTGHQLVKAFGRQHEAAAEFKKQNDSLNDASFKAQFISGLIQPTMMFLGNVTYVLVAVVGGLRVSAGALSLGSVQASIQYTRQFMMPLSQVAAMANLMQSGVASAERIFQILDAEEMSPEPARPVELERVQGRVEFRDVNFSYSADRPLIEDLSLAVQPGQTVAIVGPTGAGKTTLVNLLMRFYEVDSGAILLDGVDTAQMSREYLRSQTGMVLQDAWLFGGTIAENIAYGTRDASTERIQTAAAATHVDHFVRTLPDGYDTVIDEEGSNLSAGEKQLITIARAFLAEPAILILDEATSSVDTRTEVLIQRAMNKLREGRTSFVIAHRLSTIRDADMILVMENGRIVETGTHTQLLDSNGAYSRLYAAQFAQALAEVD
- a CDS encoding ABC transporter ATP-binding protein produces the protein MLVKILKQYLRPYRGPIALVLALQFVQTLCALYLPTLNADIIDNGVVKGDNGYVLKTGGFMLLFSLLQIACSIGAVYFGARTATLLGRDLRAGVFDRVQAFSTREVGRFGAPSLLTRTTNDVLQVQTVVLMTFTMAAAAPVMLVGGVILALRQDVPLSGLLVAIIPALAIAIGIIIRRMGPLFRIVQVRIDKINGVMREQITGIRVIRAFVKDEHENERYGQANDQLLDVSLRVGKLMALMFPIVMTIVNFASVGVLWFGAHRIDSGGMQIGSLTAFLSYLMQILMSVMMTTFMFMMVPRAAVCADRIGEVLDTESSVVPPKTATVPLTSGTLELRGASFKYPGAEDCVLNEVSLVAHPGETTAIIGSTGAGKTTLLNLVPRLADVTDGAVLVDGVDVRELDPTTLTKSVAIVPQKPYLFTGTIASNLRYGRPDASDEELWEALDTAQARDFVERMPEKLNAPIAQGGTNVSGGQRQRLAIARALVHKPEIFLFDDSFSALDYSTDARLRAALVDQTRESTVVIVAQRVSTIRNADRIIVLDLGVVVGSGTHSELMESNQTYREIVLSQLTEEEAAA
- a CDS encoding nucleotidyltransferase domain-containing protein; the protein is MAYEQAADRYLKALEATLAPDMLRGVYVVGSAALDGWRPGRSDLDLLMVLDRPMTASDLAMAGEMHAELEATRADGPHCDGHYVTPDLLGTRSQAKVPSAVDGVFKPEGHATDPVLWAILDRHGVTLRGPQASELKVAPDPEWLREWNRGNLESYWRTHVGYRTHFSSQDPDSPVNPYLLAWEATGPGRLHATIATGEVISKEAAADYTAELFPKYADLCAKAKAYRLGDATVTCTAAEALRVIDLVEAVCNSAKELP